Below is a genomic region from Daphnia pulicaria isolate SC F1-1A chromosome 10, SC_F0-13Bv2, whole genome shotgun sequence.
GAAACTCCCGCTAGAAATGAAAGCAATGCTGGATCAGCAGCTGTGGCCAGCATCATTAGCGGGCGACGGCCAGGAGTGAGGACTACAACTGCCCGAACGGCCACCAGTGAGTCGACCAACAGCAGCGCCGAAGTGGAAGACAACCAGCCGGCCTCGAATACAACGTCGTCGACTGAAGCTAACGTCGCATCCACCAACGGATTGGCTGGATTATTAGCCCGGCGACCTGCCAGACCGACCACCACAACAACTACCACGTCGAGGCCCGTTGAAGAGACAACAACAATCCGTCTGACTCCTACCAGGACCACTGCTAGCCGATTCCGTCCAGGAGTTTCATCTACAACGCCGGAAACTTTGGTGGAAGGCGAACTCCCTACTCTTCCAGCCCGTACTACTCGACTCTTGAGGTATACATTTCCTATCCATTtctgaaataataattgaattgaCGCATTGGTTAATTGGCAACAGAAACCGGACATCGAATACGCCGGAAGTCAACAGCGTTTCCATCCAAGCCCAGCAAATTGGCGAGAGAATCCGATCGAGAGGCAGAAGCGTCAGCTCGGGCCTTGCCGTCAACACAACCACCACGAGCAGCACGACCGCTGCCAGTAGCACAGTCTCAACGGTCACGGacgctacaacaacaacaacgacaacaacaacagaggtACCAATCACTTTCACAACAAGCACCAGCGCTCCGCCGACCACCACCGTCAAGACGGAAGCGGATTCTGTCATCGTGTTGCAGGCTGAGCAACCGGCAGGTGTATCGGCCTCTTTAATCGAAACCACCAGCCCGGCCGCGGTGGAGATCACGGATGACTCTTCCATCACGCTCTTCCCAGAGGGCGCCATCGTGCTGGGTTTCTCTTCGTCGACGGAAATCAGCGAGGTCATCCAGATCGTTGGAGAATTGCCACCGCGCTCGTCACGTAACGTCAGCaacggcggcggcagcagcagcagtagtagtaaTAGTAATAACACGTCGGAATGATGGTTAATTCTGGTGGTACTGATGGTCGGACTGGTGGCACATACTTAAGATATGCAGAACGTGAACCAAAAAaccaggagagagaaaaggtaaAACGTGGTAgatgggaaaacaacaaaaaaccaacagtACCATCAGAGTGTGATTATTatgattgatgatgatgacgatgtaAAGCTCTAATTATCTTCAAGTGATTTATCGGCTGTACATAATGGGTGtgtaataaaaactttttgcgTATTCTTTCAACCTTCCTTCGATGCAAATACAATTCtgatagaaacaaaaaattgaaataacagCATTGGCTTTTAACGCTCTTTTACACTAacacgaattttttttcatcgtcaGTTTCTCTAACCAGTAATTTTATACCTCCCTTTCTGTTATAATTGAATGATTCAATAGGCTCAacttgaacgaaaaagaagaaaagtttcgaGCGTTgataaatggaatttttttgttccctcCTTTCCCTTTATTTCCGGCtcaaaatcactttttttttcgctaaTGAAGTATAcagtatattttattatttcttatagTTAGAGTAAATAGTATGAATATACACTGAAAGGAAAAAGCAAATGTATAAAAAATATACGAGCGTGATTCGCTAATTAGAACTTGACCCAATGCATctgtttcattattttttcccgaCCTACACCTCCTGAACTGGGAATCTATGGCGACAAATTTGTGTAACGGTGAGAAATTCCAGTAATTATCCAACAAGTAAATTTGTTCAACATCCGCCCCAGAGATTCGCCATAccgattaaaaattcaaaagaaagaataagtcGTAAAACAGTGGCGCATCACGGGAGCCAATCTgccccttttgtttttattattatcaccaTTCATGGGaactattcatttttttttctgaatcagAATCATAACATTTGCCCTACATAATTATGACGATCATTTCTATTGCTCTGATTCCCACCCACATTGCATTTATGTTATTAAACAGAAAAGATATGCCAATAGCTTTACGGTCTTCACCTATTTATGCTACACACCCACACACCAAGCTCAtcctttcccttttcttgttgtttctcCTTTAACAACGAAGATGCTCTCAGCTTTCaacattttcgttttgtttgtttttccgaTGGGACGATCGAGTGGAGGATGAAACACTAAACCGTCATGACTTAATATCTCCATGTGCTGGCAGTTTCAGAAGAGCAGCTCGCAGAGAAAGTTCTTGTTATCTTTTTAATGCCCCCCGAAATGTACAAACCCACAAGCGATTTGTGGGGGAAGAATAACTCCACACACGAACTCCCAACAACAAACGAAAACTCTCCTACGCCGCTGTGTCGTCTTCATCATTAACGCTCCGGTCACGCAGCAACGAATTCCGGCAATCTCTCTAATGATATCGAAACGTGCACAACGCTACAGTACCGCAGCTGTATGTATACGTAACGTATAGTGCGTCGAGGAGGTttgtatatatacgtataatcacgttttgttttccttttttttgtttagaacTGTGTTATATTACACACACTGCCTTATTTAGCATTtgcgttttgttttgttttatgacTTTTCCTCCCGTTTCATCGTAATAGTTTTCTCCGCcgtcttttcccttttcttttgagcGACCGGGAAAGCTATAGCTTTATCGTGAACGGTGTACACGAGCTGCtgtaaaacccaaaaaaagaatagaaaaaaaaaagcggtcGGAAAGTTATTACACGAACAAAACattattcaataaaaatttgtatttaaaaaggtaataaccttttttaaaaaattcgttcTGATTTTCGcgtgagtaaaaaaaatgtcgacaataaaaaaaaatctaataatGATCTGTGACATTTCGAATTATTAGGTGGGAAATGATGGTGAACGATGGGATTTGAAATCGTGACTGATTTTTCAACACGATCCGAAATAAATGATGGATTGCCGGAGCAAATACATACATCGTCTGTATACTTTGTTACCAAGAAAATATGTTCAACACATATGGTAATGCAATCCCTTTGTCGTGCCTGTGACTGATATGGGCTCGATCGGTAATAATAACATGCGCAATTACATGAATCTATCGGGAGACGACCGTCATCAGCTCACGTTCCCAGCAGCGCGCTTCGATTTCTCGCGGGAACTCTTCTTTTACATAACTATAAACTTTCTTTGGTTCACAGCAATAGCGGACTGTTGTAAAATATTTATGTTTATGTAAGTATTCTATATTATAAATCTTGTTCCCTTTCTTGGCTTCCAACTTCCAAGAGGGTAATCTTATTATGACGGTTTCCGATTCgatttaatttgtatcgaTATTTTATGATGACTTTGatgagtgtcgtctgcttttttaGTTTACAAGCAGAACCAGTTTCGAAAAAGAGGCAAAGTTTAAGGTTTAAGATTCCAAAGAAAATGGAacgataacttttttttggaaacgtaCGTACGTgtctgcacgaaaaatagcagaacaaataaaattacaaaaatgtggtcgtcgtgtcTGTGATGTGTGAAATCTGTTGTCTCTCTCGACTCTCCATGCTCTCCGTTTCAGGCTGTTTAGCAGGTATAAATAAAACGTGATGAAACTAAGAATACATTTGGAATGATTATTTGAGTTTAAATAGAGTTAAACCTGTTCGAAATTTGTGAAAGTTTAGTTCCTGTCTggcatttatcatgtaagcCCCCTGTTGATGCATGGCAATTATTTGTTGGCACTATGTAACCTTTTTCTCTATGCAGATTTTGCCCAGATTTTAGGCCTTCAGAGTCAGCAATCGTAACAAGATTTGCAAGTGTTTCCTGAGCTGGTATTGAGTATTGACCTGTCATCACCACAATCTCAACTCAATCTCACAAGTATAACAttgcttgggtaatgatttttgttcCTTTTATTCCTTTGGATCCATTCCTTTGGATCCATTCCTTTGGATCCATTCCTTTGGATCCATTCCTTTTATTCCTGTAAcctgctagatattttaatgaaGCATGACTTCCATAACTGCAATTTGTATTACATGTAAACCTTTAATTCTCCTATTTATTAACAAATTGGGTTTACCCACTGTCTCATTCTCAACTTTTCCTtgcttgttgttttgtttctgcaattattttttgtaaaccatttttttattttttttatttaactaaACAACATCCCATTTGATTGGAGTAATTACCGATGTCGGACTGTCGGTGCGAATTACGGACCtagtacacccatgtgagtgtgggtgtattcacgagaaCACCTTTTttcctggtggattcaacttttctgcgAATACAGTACTTGCATCCGCctgatgcctggccgtatttcccaggcttaaaggtagggaACATTTATCTacgtttatttttcctttttgactatttGGTGGCGTTAATTATAAAACGGAGTACGATTGTTCCAGAGTGAGCTATCGGTTAACTGGGGCTATTTTCtcttgccatttttgtttgtttcagtaAGGGTTATTAACTCATTTTTAGAATGACAGGAGATCAGGTCCGATTTTTGTACCTCAAAACTTTGTCAGGGTAATTCATAAATATTTTAGCTTACGAATATTTTATGACCAAGAGTGACCTGCCGGCACCTCCTTGTTATTCATCGCTATACGCCTATACATTATAATAGCCATctgaaaattttctctttcgtttgaGCATTCCGAGTCAAACGATGTCGAATTTAGTTCATGGACACTGGGGAGGATTCACTGTCGATGTCATTTCGTCAGCCCCTTTCACTTGATGCCAACCATTTGGCATACGACGAAGAGGAGCTTCTATATCACAAGCCaaacccttttcttttccatttaccTCTCCCTGTTTAGCATGCAATAATAATATGACACTTTCTCTCACTCTCGAAAAAGATTGTGAGACTTTTCGAGTCACGCCAGCAGATCGCGTTGCGGGGCACCACACCGCGTGGCCTATACCTGTATAGTACCTGCCGAAACGTAAGCGGTTAAAAGATGCGCATTTATAATTGTAAAAAGTCgcctctttaaaaataaatacgcAGCGGTGCGGATACGATGCGCAGGAGAACGGACGGATAGAATGGAGGAACAGACAgacaataataacaacaacaacttcgtGATGCTTAAGTTCTTTTTTCGGTATATAATGCACCGCCCGTCATTGGAGTGACAATTTGCGCCTTATTACGTAGACAAAAGCCAGTTGGGTGAAACTCTGTGGTCTCGCTAAGCATATGCAGCTATGCTCTACACGCTTGTCTAAATGTCATAGAAACTGAAAACTATGAGCGCATTCGTACGGTGAAAAAATTTCACCGCGACTCTCCATAGACGATTAAGCTTTGAGAATGTGCTCCGGCAGATGTAACACAAGTCTATACTCGTCCTCGCGCCTTTTTCATGTATAAAGTCAATTAGCCCCAACCAATTTCAGCAACTGAGACGACGACAAGGACGCGGTGACAACATTGCCGATTTccagttttactttttatcCCCGTTTCGCGTCAAGAGAATATACTTAACGACGGCTATGCATCGTAATATGGGGGGTACTCCGTGACGCTGATTTATGGATATGTTTGCCAAATTTTTACCTATAAATTTGTCAGTAAGGAAAACCGGAAAAGGTTTCGTTGCAATTACCTCCTTATAGCAAGTTGGACCAACGATCGTCGAGTGTAACATGTACGTTGATAGTATTTTAGGAGCGGATAACGGTATGTGTAGTGATTAAAAATCTTGCCGGTACCTTTTTGGGGGTTTATCAGTGTATGACTTGATATTCAGCATTCGATTTTATTCGCTGTGTAAACGATATTTAGAAAACAGGTTTCGATCATTAGTATTGAATAGAAAAACTAGTATTaaacatttgatttaatttccgCCGCATGAACATATTTAAACAATATTTGGGCGTTAAAGTTGTGTAGACACCTTCTACTACCCAAATTAAGAGTACGCTAATTGCCTCCAACTCTGAATGAGATACCCATTTGATCgaattcttcttgttttgattGCTTCTTGACTGGTTTAGAAGACCGTCTCGCTCTGATGTTAATCGTAATTACAGTGTAGCTTCGACTAGACGAGACTTCTCCTTCACGTTGGTAAAGTAACACACTCATGCGTATTTATTCATTACACGAGTCACTGCTCAAAGTCGctcctgaataaaaaaaacccaaagaaCTGCCAACTTGTGGAATGAATCTAGCTTTTCAATCTCGCAACCACAACAGAATGTAGGAGAAGAATTAAATCAGGAGACGAAAACACGCAGCATGTAAAAAACTTTGCGTTCAAGGAggcgtgctctgctctgctctcaaATACCCAaacgaaagacttttgacatTATCACATGACAATTTTTAGAAGGATTTCATACAAGTACGCAGAGGCAGCGATCCGTATTTTGGAAAGCTAAGAAGTTTTGGGTgtacttttaaaaaacaagtttttttagcCGGAAGATCAACGCACTATTCTGACCCTGTATACGACCGTATAAATAGAGTTAAGCCAGCATCAGTATCGTTAAAGTGTCCAGAATCGAAACAGTCGGAGTCCAAGCTCGGTCCATCATAATGAATTGTCATGTGAGTATAGTATATCTATAACTTGTTCCTGTAGAGTTGTAAATATGTGTTGTATGATAGATTTGCGAAAATTCCTAGTTATAAACCTAGTACATACTGTAGTTAACTAATTAtgattttgtttctattttttttttttttttagattctgCTTCCTCTGTTcgcagctgctgctgtattGGCAGCTCCGCTCAATCAAAATACTCCAGCAAATACTTATCTGATGGACTACCCATCGGTAGTCAATTATCCAATCCAGTATGGATATCCGTTCCGGGGTGTGTATGAAGGACAGGATTTAACTCGTCAGAATGTACCCGGATTTACAGTACTGGCCCAGCAAATTGCAGCTTCACTCTCGAATTTGCAGTTGTATTACACCGTTAAAAAGTGGAATACAATTCTATGCTATTTGGATTCCACCTGTCCCGAAGTAGTACTGCCGCCTACACCTCCTTTTGGCAGGGAGCAGGCTTATCCACTTCTCGTATCCGACCAGCTCGCATAATTGACGTTTCAGATTGTACCTCAATAACATTTAATAATGTTTCTATTTATGAACTGCTTATGATTACACGGCGAATTTGGCTAAATCCTACTTtaaaatgtataaaatatgCAGTATGCACGTCTTCTGGTTCTGAAGCTGATAGAATTTCTATTATTCCTTCTCGACTTCCAACAAGAGGGCCATGGGGAGGGTCTTGTAGCGGTTTCGATCTAAAAGTAATTATCTGCGGGTTTTgtgcaaatttttacttttatcttaACTATGGTAGGAAGATTCAGTTCTACTTGATGAAACGAACTATAAAATACTAAAATAGTCCCGATCCGTCCAGCAGATGTCGAGCGCGAGTGAGAAAACCGCTTTGATCGTGAGCCGTGAGCGGTTTGGATTTGgaaatttctatcgatatgtTTAGCATTAGATATCGATCGAATgctagtgtcgtctgctctcgTTTTGTTTACCAGTTTTGAAAACGAGAAGTTAACGGAACAATCACTTTTTTTGGAAACGTACATTGACAATCACGAAAAATAaggcaacaaataaaattacaaaatgtgaTCGTCGTGTGAACTGTGGTGTCACGGTTCTCCATACTCTCCACTCCAAGCTATTTGGCAGGTAAATACAGCTAAGATTACAAATGGGATGATATTGGGAGCCTTAAATAGAAGAGTAAACCTAttcaaaatttgtgaaatgttagttTCTGACTAGCATTTATAAGCACggcagtttgttttcactgtAACTTTCTCAtgtgtgcagatttgaggcctgacCTGCCATTAGCAACAAATATCAGTAGGCCTATCATCGCTAAGATATTGATTTGTGttacttttattaaaattaggGTTAAAATTAcggtctcattttcaacttttccttacttgttgagttgttgtttctttaaataattttcataacattttctattttttatttagatcacAGCATCCCATTTCATTGGAGAAACGAAACTATCAATGTCGGCCGAGTTacgtctctcttcttcctctataatgtcctcgtgtacgcccatgtgaatgtgggtatattcacgaggacacctgGACACCCTTTTTTCCTATCCTGCCTGGTGGATTCGACTTTTCAacggatggagcacttgtgctggatgcctggctgtatttcccaggcataaaggtaggaaacatttatctatattcttcctttttgacaatttttggtggcgttgattatgAATCGTTTGATAGTACGATTATTCTTTCAAGAGCTAGgttgactggaactgttttctcttgccgtttttgtttACTCAGTAAGACATCATTAAATAAGTCATTTATAAATCGTAGAACTTTGTGTGTGGGTGAACAATCAGAATTCAAAAACATTGAACTGATGTACTTCAAACAAAGTGCAACTAAAAATTTTATGACCAAGGGGGACCAGCCACCAAACCGGCACCTCGTCATTATCTTGATATAAAAAAGGGGTTTGACCAATGGTTTCAAAAGTCAAAATCAAACCCATCTGCTACGAAAACACTTGCGAATAACGGAACATTATCCAATGTTATACATTTGTAATATGTTGCCAACAATTTGTTGCAGCTGCTGCACGGATTTTGAAATCGTTTCCCCTGCTGTGGTTATGTGAGATAGAAAAGCTGATGGAATGTGCCAGACGTGATGTGCCGTCAAAAATGGCAGAAATTTTATTCGTCGtcaacaatgaaaaaaaacacgtcTTGCCGTTTGCTACAAATGATTAtgaacaacgaaaaaaatgtttgcgaGTTGAATAAACTTAAATgacaaacacaacaaaactaaaaaaaaaaattactcttACTCGGACcggttaaaaacaaattcaaatttctctGCAATCAATGCTATTGTACTCGAGCTGTTGGCGCAAGGCAATGCCAGAAAGGGAGTTTTTCAATCTGCAATGAACAGAACCTTGAACCTGTTTCCAATCTTACATTTTctgcaaacaaaataaaagaggggGTTTTGATGGATTCGAACGGATTTGATCCGGATGCATAAATCAAATGCTCCGGCAACGCccatttaaatcaaaattcggCTTCGGGctcacaaaagaaataaaaaaatttatgctaataaaatataatcaCGTAATGACATGCAAGTTGGCTACTCAGTGTCTGTTTCTAACTGTACTGCGCATTAACAAAATTGTATGCAACAGGTGTGAggatgaatattttaaaaaaaccagaCAAAATTTCGAGTTCGTTAAACTATAGATAACGCATTATTATGCATGGCATTGGCAATCAAAAAGTAATGCCAGACTAATTCAAATTGACAATTCGGGATTGTGTGTTACACTGTAAGCTTTTTAAAAGACATCACCTGTATCACTTGTATAGTGGCATtcctattcttttctttttttttttaatttttgttgttcttgGATATAACGTCGCCATGTCCGTGACGAAGAAATCgctaaaaagacaaaaaaaaaaaaaaaaattgtttcggaCCGAACAATTttgttgtaatattttttcaatagcAAAAACAAATTCCGTTGTCGTTCACATGCTCCTCTTTTGAGTTGAAAGGGGAGGGCATTCTTTAAAACTGGTTTGCCAAGATCAGTGACCCGACCCCAGCTCGCCCCAGcgtataaaataacaaagcgGCCATCACAAGATCTCCAGAATCAAACCAGTCAGTGCCCAAGACAGCGCAGTTTCAAAATCACAAGAATCAACATGAATATCGCGGTCAGTTaattgcatattttttttttcttttttaagaagTTACTTTTAAGAATAatcgaaaaaacaaatctttaactcatttcattttattctttatcaaaggttgttttttctctgcttGTCGCCTGCGTTATGGCAGCTCCCGCTGCAAATCCCCAATTCCCCGCTAGTTATTATTTGATGGAATATCCGGTTTCAGTTGGGGATAACTCTCCCACCCGAAGTTTACCAGCGATTACCGGTACGCTAACGGATATGACTCAGTCAATCGCTTCTTGGCAATTATTGAAGCTGCGTAGAAAATGGATCATGATTATTTGCCTAATGGATCCTAAATGCCCTTCGCTAGAATTCCCAACGAAGCATCCGTGGGCGCCTGCCCGTAATTATCCGCTCCAGTTCAATAGCGATTTTGACCAATGGGCAGCACAATACTCCGACATGTTGGCGCTTGAACCAATCACCCGAAATGACGCTCAAGATCCTTTTTATCCCGGTATTCCCTACAGAACTATTCCGGTTACTGAGGATGACGCAGAGGCAAAGTCCACGAGTATGCTAACATCCGCCGCCAATTTTCAAATGTCGCAATGGATCTGGAGGTGGAACATCATTCTTTGCCTTGTCAATCCTTCGTGCCCCAATGTCAAAATTCCGTCGACCACCGTGAGAACTCGCAACGGTTATCCGGGTTATCCTTCGTTTCAAGTTGACATGGAGACCCTCAGAGCTATGAACCAAGACCCACGACGTGGTGTGGTAATTCCGGTTTCCTTTGCTCCGCAGTGAGCCAAGAGAATCTGAATGCCAATTGTGGAACTTCCCTCTTTTGTTTGCTATGTTACACCATTTCGACTTACACTCAAATAGTCAATCCTGTTTTAATTATgcgtatatttatttttaaattttatgtacTTTGTGTAacactttcttcttttaatacACGAGAAACCCTATCACTAAAAACTTACTTGACTGGCAAAATAATATGAAAAATGAACGTGGTCCGTTTTCGGATTATGGCATAGacgctattttattttttaattaattatatatTGAGCTTTTTATGCATGAAAATAAATCATGTGCACATCATagcataaataaaaataccactGAAGTAAAGTTGATTTgctacaaattttttaatatggAGTACAttctgtaaaaagaaaaaaaggtcgatAGTTTACTTTCGGACAATGACTGTTCGTCCTATTTCCATATACGGAAACTTACTTAGACATGTTTTGGAAGCAAGATGATATTTTCACTtgtgatatttttttgtacttgACAGATTCGGACTTTCTCacttacaaaaaaacaaaacaggaatTTCAACTCTAGTTGGTGGATAGGTTATGTGGGTGTTACCCGATGCTCTTTTTAGACCGTTGGCATGATCTTCGTCGATAATAGAACAACAACGCTAAAACACAATCTTCAGAATCAAACTAGGATTTGTCTCAGCTAGTTCTGAATTCAAGAAGACTAAACATGAAGTTGGTGGTCAGTATTTTCCTTTTATAATTTTAGTTTCGACTCTATTAATTGAAATACATTTTACTTTGGTTTGATTAAGGTTCCTGGCCTTCTTCTGCTTGTCTTTATCACTATAAGGGCAGCTCCTCTGGGTTCTGAAAATCCCGACAAAATCTACCTGGACGATTATTCGGTTCCAGTCGGGTACAGAGCAAATAATCGAGATTTGCCAGTGATTTCAGGTACCTTAACGGATACAACTCAGGCAATTGCTGGCTGGCAGTTGTCAAAGTTGCGTAAAAAATGGATTTATGTTATTTGCCTTTTCACTCCTAAATCCTCCAAGCCAGACaaaaagccaaacaaaaaatcgaaatGTTCCTTCGTAGATTTGCCATTCCCGAAGAATTTCTTTACCGCCTTCCGTCATGATCCGCACCAATTCGATATGTGGAAGAATTGGGCAGCAGAGTACCCATCAGAAATATTTGTTCCTGAACCTTTCTCTCGAAAAGACGCTGAATCTCTTGCTTATCCAGGTGTTCCAGACGAAAGagtttttatttctgaaataAATACTCCAGCAGTTTATAATACAGATGTCACTGAAGCAAAGTCCACGAGTATCCTAACATCAGCCGCCAATTTTCAAATGGCGCAATGGATTTGGAGATGGAACATCATTCTTTGCCTTGTTAATCCTTCGTGTCCCCATGTCAATATTCCGTCGACCACCGGGAAAACTCTCGGCGGTTATCCTTCGTTGCTATTTGATGCAAGGCAAATGTTAGTGAAACCTTTGAATCAGTATGAATTACCCGAATGATATTTCCAGTATCTTTTCCTCCACAACCCCACTATCGTTATTAAGCCCTTGTAGTAGTGTTACTCAGGTGTTCAGGGGCcatgtaaaatttaaaatatgctGCACAAGACATattaaattttacaaatccttttttttaaatgtttgtatCTTCTAATACAGCGCTTTGTAACATTTGGAattcacatttcttttttaagctaATATTCCGAAAAATTTAATAGACTATTAGTAGGGGAACATGAATGGAATAGCGGTACGAACTAGACTACGCGGAGAAACAAAGACAATACATTTTTAGGGATTATAATGATATTCCTAAAACTTGCTCACcaggttttgaaaaattggttaTAATGGCAGACCATCGCGATCAGCACGCGATGAGAAGacacaaattaaatattttactttCAAGTTTCATCTACCAAAAatctaccaaaaaaaaaaaagagcatgaACTGAGACTAGTAACTGAACTCATGTATTGAATTCCTTTAACCAGTTTGTcgagtttttttgttgttgttttcttagtCCAGATCAACGACCTGGCACAATACATATGCTTTTTCCATCTAGAATTCACTTGTGTGTTAACTCGCTCAAGAAACAGAACCTTGGTGAACATTACCAATCATAC
It encodes:
- the LOC124314804 gene encoding uncharacterized protein LOC124314804 isoform X2; protein product: MNIAVVFSLLVACVMAAPAANPQFPASYYLMEYPVSVGDNSPTRSLPAITEFPTKHPWAPARNYPLQFNSDFDQWAAQYSDMLALEPITRNDAQDPFYPGIPYRTIPVTEDDAEAKSTSMLTSAANFQMSQWIWRWNIILCLVNPSCPNVKIPSTTVRTRNGYPGYPSFQVDMETLRAMNQDPRRGVVIPVSFAPQ
- the LOC124314804 gene encoding uncharacterized protein LOC124314804 isoform X1, giving the protein MNIAVVFSLLVACVMAAPAANPQFPASYYLMEYPVSVGDNSPTRSLPAITGTLTDMTQSIASWQLLKLRRKWIMIICLMDPKCPSLEFPTKHPWAPARNYPLQFNSDFDQWAAQYSDMLALEPITRNDAQDPFYPGIPYRTIPVTEDDAEAKSTSMLTSAANFQMSQWIWRWNIILCLVNPSCPNVKIPSTTVRTRNGYPGYPSFQVDMETLRAMNQDPRRGVVIPVSFAPQ
- the LOC124314796 gene encoding uncharacterized protein LOC124314796, with the translated sequence MKLVVPGLLLLVFITIRAAPLGSENPDKIYLDDYSVPVGYRANNRDLPVISGTLTDTTQAIAGWQLSKLRKKWIYVICLFTPKSSKPDKKPNKKSKCSFVDLPFPKNFFTAFRHDPHQFDMWKNWAAEYPSEIFVPEPFSRKDAESLAYPGVPDERVFISEINTPAVYNTDVTEAKSTSILTSAANFQMAQWIWRWNIILCLVNPSCPHVNIPSTTGKTLGGYPSLLFDARQMLVKPLNQYELPE
- the LOC124314887 gene encoding uncharacterized protein LOC124314887, giving the protein MNCHILLPLFAAAAVLAAPLNQNTPANTYLMDYPSVVNYPIQYGYPFRGVYEGQDLTRQNVPGFTVLAQQIAASLSNLQLYYTVKKWNTILCYLDSTCPEVVLPPTPPFGREQAYPLLVSDQLA